One window of Acanthochromis polyacanthus isolate Apoly-LR-REF ecotype Palm Island chromosome 19, KAUST_Apoly_ChrSc, whole genome shotgun sequence genomic DNA carries:
- the hs3st3l gene encoding heparan sulfate (glucosamine) 3-O-sulfotransferase 3-like, producing the protein MAAFHHHNHHPHHHPSADLRRLFHRLTIASSLSILCFSLVYLLTGCCESELTENSEIKPPTREFLASGSGWLYERNGTSAAKDSGAAAGEVAFSSGPGLEANSSGKEWTATRRLPQALIIGVKKGGTRALLEFLRLHPDIRALGSEPHFFDRHYARGLDWYRSMMPKALDGQIVMEKTPRYFVTVETPARVHAMSQDVKLIVVVRDPVTRAISDYTQIISKTPDIPPFESLAFKNHTTGQIDSLWSPLWIGLYAQHMERWLAWFPRTQIHLVSGERLISDPAGELGKVQDFLGLQRIVTDKHFYFNKTKGFPCLKKPEGSSKPHCLGKTKGRTHASIDPEVMQRLRDFYKPHNQRFYQMAGQDFGWQ; encoded by the exons ATGGCAGCTTTTCACCACCACAACCATCATCCCCACCACCATCCGAGCGCGGACCTGCGACGCCTCTTCCACCGGCTCACCATCGCATCCTCTCTGAGCATCCTGTGCTTCTCCTTGGTGTATCTCCTCACTGGATGCTGCGAGTCGGAACTGACAGAAAACTCTGAAATCAAGCCACCCACGCGCGAATTCCTTGCCTCAGGGTCAGGATGGCTGTACGAGAGGAACGGAACCAGCGCTGCCAAGGACAGTGGCGCCGCGGCTGGAGAAGTGGCGTTCAGCAGCGGTCCCGGGCTGGAGGCGAACAGCTCGGGGAAGGAGTGGACAGCCACCCGGAGGTTACCCCAGGCTCTCATCATAGGGGTTAAAAAGGGAGGCACCAGGGCTCTGCTGGAGTTTCTGCGGCTCCATCCGGATATCCGCGCCCTGGGGTCCGAGCCGCACTTCTTCGACCGGCATTACGCACGGGGATTGGACTGGTACAG AAGTATGATGCCCAAAGCTCTGGATGGCCAGATTGTTATGGAGAAGACGCCCCGTTACTTTGTCACTGTGGAAACACCAGCACGAGTCCACGCCATGTCGCAGGATGTGAAGCTGATTGTGGTCGTCCGTGACCCTGTGACCCGAGCCATATCTGACTACACACAGATTATCTCTAAGACTCCTGACATCCCTCCCTTTGAGAGCCTGGCCTTCAAGAACCACACTACAG GTCAGATCGACTCGCTGTGGAGCCCGCTGTGGATCGGCCTGTACGCCCAACACATGGAGCGCTGGCTGGCCTGGTTCCCCAGGACTCAGATCCATCTGGTCAGTGGAGAGAGGCTCATCTCGGACCCAGCCGGAGAACTGGGCAAAGTCCAGGACTTTCTGGGCCTCCAGAGAATTGTCACAGACAAGCACTTCTACTTCAACAAAACTAAAGGCTTCCCCTGCCTGAAGAAGCCGGAGGGCAGCAGTAAGCCTCACTGCCTGGGGAAGACAAAAGGGAGAACGCACGCCTCCATAGACCCGGAGGTGATGCAGAGACTGAGGGATTTCTACAAGCCACATAACCAGCGCTTCTATCAGATGGCAGGGCAGGACTTTGGATGGCAGTGA